In Nitrospinota bacterium, one DNA window encodes the following:
- the fliP gene encoding flagellar type III secretion system pore protein FliP (The bacterial flagellar biogenesis protein FliP forms a type III secretion system (T3SS)-type pore required for flagellar assembly.): MNIKRIGLFIFFILIIGVVPADAIPLPSLQLGMEEADDPEKVSSALQILFLLTILTLAPSILIMTTSFARIIIVLSFLRQAMGTQQTPPTQVLIGLGLFLTLFVMGPTWSEINQKALQPYLNEEISQTDALKMAEAPLKSFMLEQTRDKDLSLFVSLGDGQQPGDSEVEMQSLIPAFIISELKTAFQIGFLIYIPFLILDMVVASILLSMGMMMLPPVLISLPFKLMLFVMVDGWHLIVGSLIRSFGG; this comes from the coding sequence ATGAATATAAAAAGAATAGGTCTATTCATATTTTTCATTTTAATTATAGGGGTTGTCCCTGCTGATGCAATACCTCTGCCTTCTCTTCAATTGGGCATGGAGGAAGCGGATGACCCGGAAAAAGTTTCCAGTGCTTTGCAGATTTTGTTCCTGCTCACTATTTTGACGCTGGCCCCATCTATTCTGATCATGACCACTTCTTTTGCAAGAATCATTATTGTCCTGTCTTTTCTAAGGCAGGCGATGGGTACCCAGCAAACTCCTCCAACACAAGTGCTCATCGGGTTGGGTCTGTTTTTGACACTTTTTGTAATGGGGCCAACATGGAGTGAAATTAATCAAAAAGCATTGCAACCCTATTTGAATGAAGAAATATCCCAGACCGATGCTTTAAAGATGGCCGAAGCCCCGCTGAAATCATTTATGTTGGAACAAACCCGGGATAAAGATCTCTCGCTATTTGTAAGCCTTGGGGACGGGCAACAACCAGGAGATAGTGAGGTGGAGATGCAATCCTTAATTCCAGCTTTCATCATAAGCGAGCTAAAAACGGCATTCCAAATTGGTTTTTTGATTTATATACCTTTTTTGATCCTGGATATGGTTGTGGCCAGCATTCTTTTATCAATGGGTATGATGATGCTGCCTCCCGTACTAATTTCCTTGCCGTTCAAGTTGATGCTGTTTGTGATGGTGGACGGGTGGCATCTCATAGTAGGTTCACTGATTAGAAGTTTTGGAGGTTAG
- a CDS encoding DNA-directed RNA polymerase subunit omega, translated as MALEMKDTLELVRQAQNVVKSRYLLCILVTQRIHQLETGAQPTIDANPEDYSSPKSYFELALREIIEGNMDLEQVTEED; from the coding sequence ATTGCATTAGAAATGAAAGACACTCTGGAGTTGGTTCGCCAGGCGCAAAATGTAGTAAAAAGCCGGTACCTGTTATGTATCCTGGTAACCCAGAGAATCCATCAACTGGAAACAGGTGCTCAACCTACCATTGATGCTAATCCAGAAGATTACTCTTCACCCAAGTCATACTTTGAACTTGCACTTAGAGAAATTATCGAAGGAAATATGGATCTGGAACAAGTCACTGAAGAAGATTAA
- the fliN gene encoding flagellar motor switch protein FliN codes for MEDETAKENFEELEDLDDIDAAAEEDDELEDAGETAPPGETKSLDLILDIPLTVTVELGRSKMLINDLLQLGQGSVIELAKLVGEPLEVLVNQKLVARGEVVVVNEKFGVRLTDIVSPMERVQSLS; via the coding sequence ATGGAAGATGAAACCGCAAAAGAGAATTTTGAAGAACTCGAAGATCTTGATGATATTGATGCGGCAGCTGAAGAGGATGATGAATTAGAAGATGCAGGGGAGACTGCTCCCCCAGGTGAAACCAAAAGTTTGGATCTCATCCTTGATATTCCTCTTACCGTAACTGTGGAATTAGGACGGAGTAAAATGCTGATCAACGATCTCCTGCAATTGGGACAGGGATCAGTGATTGAACTGGCCAAACTGGTGGGTGAGCCTCTGGAAGTTCTGGTCAATCAGAAACTGGTTGCCCGTGGTGAAGTAGTGGTGGTCAACGAAAAATTTGGTGTAAGGCTGACTGATATTGTTTCTCCCATGGAACGCGTTCAATCCTTGTCATAA
- a CDS encoding ammonium transporter, with amino-acid sequence MKSRVSSIRIILICLFIFFPVIAFADETSKINYSDTVWVMFSSALVMLMLPGLALFYGGMVRRKNVLSTLMHSFVPLGVITIQWVFFGYSLAFGNDIGNFIGDMSKVFFTGFDFKTLSGTIPEFLFSTFQLMFAIITTALISGGIAERIDFKAYIIFIFIWSTIVYDPICHWVWGNGWLGDLGALDFAGGTVVHISSGTAALAASLVLKKRKGFPGKLMIPHSLPLTLLGAGLLWFGWFGFNAGSALAANELAVLAFTNTQVSAGAGLIGWLLAEFIKVRKASALGAASGVVAGLVAITPAAGYVEPLWAIVIGLFAGIICYYAVIVKIKVGYDDSLDVLGIHAVGGAWGALATGLFVTIGGTGLLTGNLNQVWIQLIGIVAAGAYSFIITYVLVLIIEKVIGFRVDEEGEEMGLDTTQHGETGYNLV; translated from the coding sequence ATGAAGAGCAGAGTTTCGTCAATCAGGATTATACTGATCTGTTTATTTATTTTCTTCCCTGTTATCGCTTTTGCCGATGAAACAAGCAAAATCAACTATTCAGACACTGTTTGGGTAATGTTTTCTTCTGCTCTGGTTATGCTTATGCTACCAGGCTTGGCGCTATTTTATGGAGGTATGGTGCGTCGAAAAAATGTACTCAGCACACTAATGCACAGCTTTGTACCGCTTGGGGTCATAACCATACAATGGGTTTTTTTTGGTTATTCATTAGCCTTTGGTAACGATATCGGAAATTTTATCGGAGATATGAGCAAAGTATTTTTCACTGGATTTGATTTTAAAACTCTATCGGGAACCATACCGGAGTTTTTATTCAGCACATTTCAATTAATGTTTGCCATTATAACTACAGCCCTAATTAGTGGTGGAATAGCTGAAAGAATTGACTTTAAAGCATATATTATCTTTATTTTTATTTGGTCAACCATTGTTTATGATCCCATTTGCCACTGGGTCTGGGGCAATGGCTGGTTGGGTGATTTGGGAGCTTTGGATTTTGCTGGTGGTACAGTTGTTCATATCTCTTCTGGAACAGCAGCACTTGCTGCATCATTAGTACTAAAAAAGCGTAAAGGTTTTCCTGGAAAACTCATGATCCCACATAGCCTACCGCTTACACTCCTTGGTGCTGGATTATTGTGGTTTGGTTGGTTTGGTTTTAACGCTGGTAGTGCACTCGCAGCTAATGAGTTAGCAGTATTAGCATTTACCAACACACAAGTATCTGCTGGAGCAGGACTGATTGGCTGGTTGCTTGCAGAGTTTATCAAAGTAAGAAAAGCTAGTGCTCTGGGTGCAGCATCGGGAGTCGTTGCTGGTCTTGTTGCAATTACACCTGCAGCAGGATATGTAGAACCCCTATGGGCAATAGTGATCGGTTTATTTGCAGGAATCATTTGCTACTATGCTGTAATTGTAAAAATCAAAGTTGGATATGACGACTCCCTAGATGTCTTGGGTATCCATGCAGTTGGTGGGGCATGGGGTGCTCTTGCAACTGGCCTTTTTGTAACCATAGGAGGTACAGGACTTTTAACTGGAAATTTAAACCAAGTATGGATCCAACTAATAGGCATTGTCGCCGCAGGAGCATACTCTTTTATAATCACTTATGTACTAGTTTTAATCATTGAAAAAGTAATAGGATTCAGAGTAGATGAGGAAGGTGAAGAAATGGGACTCGATACAACACAACATGGTGAAACTGGATACAACTTGGTTTAA
- the flhB gene encoding flagellar biosynthesis protein FlhB: MAEDNKDQKTEEPTSKRITDTEEKGNFAHSREINSSFILLAALLGFMIMGEQSTRQVMTSWNGMFSESWALQLTPQELYKVTVNSMQAFLKIIGPFLILVMLAGLLSNIVQIGGLRFSSHPLIPKFNKLNPLTGFGRIFSKNSLMELFKSLFKVGIISVISYFVIKSHWKEIPPLMGLGVGQILSFMGFVSLKIIFNVLLVMIFLSLIDYAFQKFTYLENLRMTKQEVKEERKETDGNPQIKQRIRTVQMEMARKRMMAAVPEADVIVTNPTHISVAIKYDMENFAAPVVVAKGVGPIAMKIREIARENDIPLVEDKPLARALNKTVEVGQMIPASLYKAVAEILAYVYKLKHSH, translated from the coding sequence ATGGCTGAAGACAATAAAGACCAAAAAACTGAGGAACCTACATCCAAGCGGATTACCGATACTGAGGAAAAGGGTAACTTTGCCCACAGTAGGGAAATTAACTCTTCATTCATCCTTCTGGCGGCTCTTCTTGGATTTATGATTATGGGAGAGCAAAGCACCAGGCAGGTAATGACTTCCTGGAACGGAATGTTTTCTGAGTCGTGGGCCCTGCAGTTGACTCCTCAGGAGTTGTACAAGGTGACTGTTAACTCCATGCAGGCTTTTTTGAAGATTATTGGTCCTTTTCTGATTCTTGTCATGCTGGCGGGCCTTTTGTCCAACATTGTTCAAATTGGTGGTTTGCGCTTTTCTTCACATCCATTAATTCCCAAATTTAACAAGCTAAACCCACTTACGGGATTTGGTCGAATTTTTTCTAAGAACTCTTTGATGGAGCTGTTCAAGTCCCTTTTCAAAGTTGGGATTATTTCAGTGATTTCCTATTTTGTCATCAAGTCACATTGGAAGGAAATTCCCCCTTTAATGGGCTTGGGTGTGGGGCAGATACTATCATTCATGGGTTTTGTTTCATTAAAAATTATTTTTAATGTTTTGTTGGTCATGATTTTTCTTTCCCTGATCGATTATGCGTTTCAAAAGTTTACTTACCTTGAAAACCTTCGCATGACCAAGCAGGAAGTTAAAGAAGAAAGAAAAGAAACAGACGGTAACCCGCAAATCAAGCAACGCATTCGAACAGTACAAATGGAAATGGCTCGAAAACGTATGATGGCAGCCGTTCCTGAAGCAGATGTAATAGTGACCAACCCGACTCATATTTCTGTTGCGATAAAATATGATATGGAAAATTTTGCGGCTCCCGTGGTCGTAGCCAAGGGTGTTGGACCAATAGCTATGAAAATCAGGGAAATTGCCAGGGAAAACGATATTCCTCTAGTGGAAGACAAGCCACTCGCTAGAGCCTTGAACAAAACTGTGGAAGTGGGACAGATGATCCCGGCCAGTCTTTATAAAGCCGTGGCTGAAATTCTGGCCTATGTTTACAAACTCAAACATTCTCATTAG
- the fliQ gene encoding flagellar biosynthesis protein FliQ has product MTQAFIIDFAMESIKTTLLLSAPMLGFGLVTGLAVSIFQAVTSIQELTLTFIPKILAVFLSVLLFFPWLMQLMITFTSKVLANFPEYIQ; this is encoded by the coding sequence ATGACCCAGGCATTTATTATTGATTTTGCAATGGAGAGTATTAAAACCACTTTACTTTTATCAGCTCCCATGTTGGGTTTTGGTTTGGTAACGGGTCTTGCTGTCTCTATTTTTCAGGCGGTCACTTCAATTCAGGAATTGACGTTAACCTTTATTCCCAAAATTCTGGCGGTTTTTTTATCTGTCCTTCTGTTTTTCCCATGGTTGATGCAGTTAATGATCACTTTTACCTCCAAAGTTCTCGCAAACTTTCCTGAATACATTCAATAA
- the fliM gene encoding flagellar motor switch protein FliM, whose translation MSEVLSQGEVDALLRGVGDGEIDTETDEAPEEVSGIVPYDLTSQEKIIRGRLPTLDIINQMFSRLFRNTFSTMMRKSVDVSAVSTDTIKFGDFLRSLPVPSSLHIFRMEPLRGHGLIVVESKLVFAVVDTFFGGSGVKEAKITGRDFSAIEIRMTKSVVLSALEDLEKAWRPVHAVTTNFVRSEVNPQFAAIVPPTDIVLVILFEIEMEDISGTLTICIPYAAIEPVIPKLKAQFQSEEMEVDQVWVRRLRTELLTTEVELITELGSTVITPEELMRFKVGDTLMLGNDVTDPLTLKVEQNPKFKGFPGVSRGNKAIQITEIIEREG comes from the coding sequence ATGAGTGAGGTTTTATCACAGGGCGAAGTCGATGCCTTATTAAGAGGTGTCGGTGATGGTGAGATTGATACTGAAACCGATGAGGCACCGGAAGAGGTTTCAGGTATAGTTCCATACGACCTCACCAGTCAGGAAAAAATCATTCGCGGTCGCCTACCGACTCTGGATATTATCAACCAGATGTTTTCCAGGTTATTTCGGAATACGTTTTCCACTATGATGCGTAAGTCGGTTGATGTTAGTGCTGTTTCGACTGATACGATCAAGTTTGGTGACTTTTTAAGATCTCTTCCCGTTCCTTCCAGTTTGCATATTTTCAGGATGGAGCCTTTGCGCGGACATGGCCTTATAGTTGTCGAAAGCAAACTGGTCTTTGCGGTGGTCGATACTTTTTTTGGTGGATCTGGAGTTAAGGAAGCCAAGATAACAGGCCGGGATTTCAGCGCGATTGAAATCAGGATGACCAAAAGTGTTGTTCTAAGTGCTTTGGAAGACTTGGAAAAAGCCTGGCGACCTGTACATGCTGTAACCACAAACTTTGTTCGTTCAGAAGTCAACCCGCAGTTTGCTGCGATCGTACCCCCCACTGATATCGTTCTGGTTATACTCTTTGAAATTGAAATGGAAGACATTTCAGGAACATTGACGATTTGTATTCCATATGCGGCGATCGAACCGGTCATTCCCAAGCTTAAAGCCCAGTTCCAATCTGAAGAGATGGAAGTTGATCAGGTTTGGGTACGCAGACTTCGTACAGAACTTTTAACCACTGAAGTGGAGCTAATAACTGAATTGGGTTCAACTGTAATCACTCCAGAAGAACTTATGAGGTTTAAGGTTGGCGACACACTCATGCTTGGTAATGATGTGACCGATCCTTTAACTTTAAAAGTAGAACAGAATCCAAAGTTTAAAGGTTTCCCTGGTGTTTCGAGGGGAAATAAAGCGATACAAATAACTGAAATAATCGAAAGGGAAGGATAA
- a CDS encoding porin → MKQKYYLIEEEMKRKLLSIGLLCTSMLFIGIFEASAMSEQELRIRALEEKLEALYPKSADGKSFSAHGMKKQGTKNPFYYKKGFHFESEDGLFSTNLQWRAQMRFGNPGDGDPITTADFRTDPKTSNFELRRVRMKIGGHGYKPWVKYYFEIDLQPSRTYTASSANASSRVIDWRLDVQPWEEFGFRVGQWKINYNRERVDSSGRQQFVERSIVNSIFTIDRQVGIMAKGRLFKKTHADLRYYVGIFNGEGRAVDNANEQMMKMARLQWNFLGRDLKWRQSDVKRHKKPTAQLAGGWASTKTPCTRWSSSGCGNLGGFTDEASANGSQFDIEQWVAEFAMKYQGLSIQSEYHWKTIEDSEAQTTHDLKGAYAQVGYFFNEIMPAVPEEFEMAFRYAFVDEPDSNVTTLTSNREEYTVAANYFIAGHNNKITADYSYLTLNDASDTLFSKENRVRVQWDISF, encoded by the coding sequence ATGAAGCAAAAGTACTACTTAATTGAGGAAGAGATGAAGAGGAAATTACTATCAATAGGACTATTATGTACGTCGATGCTGTTTATTGGAATTTTTGAAGCATCAGCCATGTCGGAACAGGAACTAAGAATCAGGGCCCTGGAAGAAAAGCTGGAGGCACTGTATCCAAAGTCAGCAGATGGTAAATCTTTTAGTGCTCATGGAATGAAGAAACAGGGAACCAAGAACCCCTTTTATTATAAAAAAGGTTTTCATTTTGAATCTGAAGACGGTTTATTTTCCACTAACTTACAGTGGAGAGCTCAAATGCGGTTTGGCAACCCAGGTGATGGTGACCCGATAACCACAGCTGACTTTAGGACTGACCCTAAAACCAGCAACTTTGAGTTGCGGCGGGTTCGTATGAAAATCGGCGGGCATGGTTACAAGCCATGGGTGAAATATTATTTTGAAATAGATTTGCAACCATCCAGAACTTACACCGCTTCTTCTGCCAACGCTTCATCACGAGTCATTGACTGGAGACTCGATGTCCAGCCCTGGGAGGAGTTTGGATTTCGTGTGGGTCAATGGAAAATCAATTACAACAGAGAGCGCGTTGACTCATCCGGAAGGCAGCAATTTGTAGAACGTTCAATTGTTAACAGTATTTTTACAATAGATCGTCAGGTGGGTATTATGGCCAAAGGTCGATTGTTCAAGAAAACCCATGCAGATTTGAGATATTACGTTGGTATCTTTAACGGTGAAGGCCGTGCTGTTGACAATGCCAATGAGCAGATGATGAAAATGGCCCGTCTCCAATGGAACTTTTTGGGTAGGGATCTGAAATGGAGACAGTCAGACGTTAAACGGCATAAGAAGCCCACCGCGCAACTTGCAGGTGGCTGGGCGTCTACCAAGACTCCCTGTACCAGGTGGTCATCCTCCGGTTGTGGAAACCTGGGCGGATTTACGGATGAAGCTAGTGCAAATGGATCACAATTTGATATTGAGCAATGGGTTGCTGAATTTGCGATGAAGTATCAGGGCTTATCAATCCAGTCGGAATACCACTGGAAGACTATTGAAGATAGTGAAGCTCAAACAACTCACGACCTTAAAGGTGCCTATGCGCAAGTGGGTTACTTTTTCAATGAAATCATGCCAGCAGTTCCTGAAGAGTTCGAAATGGCTTTCAGGTACGCATTTGTGGACGAGCCAGACTCAAATGTCACGACTCTAACGAGTAACAGAGAAGAATATACTGTAGCCGCAAATTATTTTATAGCCGGTCATAACAATAAAATCACTGCGGACTATTCTTATCTGACTCTGAACGATGCTTCGGATACTTTATTCTCTAAAGAAAACCGTGTGCGAGTGCAGTGGGATATTTCCTTTTAA
- a CDS encoding c-type cytochrome, with amino-acid sequence MEKNMTNINSIKSLIFSILALALIAIPATAFGRAPDPVKKDMLEAGKKVYFKRCVWCHGVEGGGDGPSADRLFTRPRNFIQGTFKIRSTDSGELPLDINLINTVKNGLQGSAMPAWGEFLSEQEILSVVQFVKSLVQDREWDDEDEEVNNVITEIAADNGKGPLGDAPWGKTQGPYHLGVPQEHIDAGKELFMKNKCWECHGGEGRGDGNPTMKDDWGFPIVAANWQQCWNFRGARRDPFDPFIIARTISTGLNGTPMPNFREQLTGTERWQVAAFVNSLCPRKKIDPLTNKPVPDFLIQSVYTEGPVVPKIDDPSWASADDDYRIIEPTEEQKDNPRRHHIAMAGQITRGKRNFDPKTDNLWVTSRWSAEENAVYYLVEYDLRFMSTDPEYPDAVAIQWPAKLQDLFGAEKPYFINGDSKKPVDIWKASFLAQDYNATNAPKPEGYKLDVNVEETTGWGFDAIKAKESEGQVQVVDSIFHQGRVKVMFKRALATDGEFDVQIPTEKFIPVSFLQWAGRDKEKDEHMAISTWYYTILKPALPASLYYMPPIMAVIFVCFQGWLIWMTKRARKMYDEGKIRRDELPQ; translated from the coding sequence ATGGAAAAGAACATGACAAACATCAACAGTATCAAAAGCTTGATCTTTTCGATTCTTGCTCTAGCTTTGATTGCGATACCTGCTACGGCTTTTGGCCGAGCACCAGATCCAGTCAAAAAAGATATGCTAGAAGCAGGTAAAAAGGTCTATTTTAAGAGATGTGTATGGTGTCACGGAGTTGAGGGCGGTGGAGATGGTCCATCAGCAGATCGACTTTTTACCCGTCCCAGAAACTTTATTCAGGGAACATTTAAGATAAGAAGTACAGATTCAGGTGAATTACCCCTGGATATTAATTTAATAAACACAGTTAAGAATGGTCTTCAAGGCTCTGCAATGCCAGCCTGGGGTGAATTTTTATCTGAACAAGAAATACTCTCTGTTGTGCAGTTTGTTAAATCCTTGGTCCAAGATCGTGAGTGGGACGATGAGGATGAAGAAGTAAATAATGTCATTACTGAGATTGCAGCTGACAATGGAAAAGGACCTTTAGGTGATGCCCCGTGGGGCAAAACTCAAGGCCCATATCATCTTGGAGTTCCTCAAGAGCATATCGATGCAGGTAAAGAACTCTTCATGAAAAATAAATGTTGGGAATGTCATGGTGGCGAGGGACGTGGCGATGGTAACCCAACAATGAAAGATGATTGGGGATTTCCTATAGTTGCAGCAAACTGGCAGCAGTGCTGGAATTTTCGTGGGGCAAGAAGAGACCCATTTGATCCTTTTATTATTGCGCGAACAATATCAACAGGATTGAACGGTACTCCAATGCCAAACTTTCGTGAACAGCTTACTGGTACTGAAAGATGGCAGGTTGCAGCGTTTGTAAATTCGCTTTGTCCAAGGAAAAAAATTGATCCTTTGACAAATAAGCCTGTGCCAGACTTTTTAATTCAGTCTGTTTATACAGAGGGTCCAGTAGTACCTAAAATTGATGATCCGAGTTGGGCTTCTGCAGATGATGACTACAGGATTATTGAACCTACAGAGGAACAAAAAGATAATCCAAGAAGACATCATATTGCTATGGCTGGTCAGATCACCAGAGGTAAGCGAAACTTTGACCCCAAAACTGATAATCTCTGGGTAACTTCACGTTGGAGTGCTGAAGAGAATGCGGTTTATTACTTGGTCGAATATGACTTGCGTTTCATGTCTACAGACCCAGAATATCCTGATGCGGTAGCGATTCAATGGCCCGCAAAACTTCAGGATCTTTTTGGAGCTGAAAAACCATATTTTATTAATGGTGATTCAAAAAAACCAGTAGATATATGGAAAGCAAGTTTTCTAGCTCAGGATTATAATGCTACAAATGCACCAAAGCCGGAAGGTTATAAGTTGGATGTTAATGTTGAAGAGACAACAGGTTGGGGTTTTGATGCTATTAAAGCAAAAGAATCTGAAGGCCAGGTACAGGTTGTTGACTCAATATTTCATCAAGGGCGCGTAAAAGTGATGTTTAAACGTGCACTTGCAACTGATGGTGAATTTGATGTGCAGATTCCAACAGAGAAGTTTATACCGGTTAGTTTCTTGCAATGGGCTGGTAGAGATAAAGAAAAAGATGAGCATATGGCTATCTCTACCTGGTATTACACCATTTTAAAACCGGCATTGCCTGCGTCTCTGTATTACATGCCTCCCATCATGGCAGTCATCTTTGTCTGCTTCCAGGGTTGGTTGATATGGATGACCAAGCGAGCACGTAAAATGTATGACGAAGGGAAGATCAGACGTGACGAGCTTCCGCAGTAG
- the ltaE gene encoding low-specificity L-threonine aldolase, with the protein MNTIDLRSDTLTQPTPAMREAMAKAEVGDDVFEEDPTIKKLEILSAEKTGKESALFVPSGTMGNLISVLSHCQRGDEVILGDRSHIFLHEVGGISALGGVHPRILPNNTDGTLPLQLIESAVRHQDIHNPPSRLICLENTHNFCQGSPLSPEYMESVGTLAAKHGLRIHVDGARLFNAAVALEVEAEVLSKHADSVMFCLSKGLSAPVGSVVCGSRDFIQRARKTRKMAGGGMRQAGHLAAAGLIALENLTKRLKDDHSNAGFLAKQLSVIDSIELNPEDVKTNIIFFKLNHPEISWDEFLNKLEAKSIKILMTDPGIFRAVLHREVSRKQVEVVADTIQSILTSGREA; encoded by the coding sequence ATGAACACGATTGATCTAAGAAGCGATACACTGACCCAGCCCACTCCAGCTATGCGTGAAGCCATGGCCAAAGCCGAGGTTGGGGATGATGTATTCGAAGAAGACCCCACCATTAAAAAACTTGAAATTCTCTCAGCTGAGAAAACGGGTAAGGAATCGGCTCTATTTGTTCCCAGTGGTACCATGGGAAACCTTATCAGCGTACTCAGCCATTGCCAGCGAGGGGATGAAGTGATACTGGGAGACAGAAGCCATATCTTCCTTCACGAAGTGGGAGGTATATCTGCCCTGGGCGGAGTTCATCCCAGAATCCTTCCCAACAATACGGATGGCACCCTGCCCTTGCAATTGATAGAGAGTGCTGTAAGACACCAGGATATCCATAACCCCCCAAGCCGGTTGATATGCCTTGAGAACACCCATAATTTCTGCCAGGGCTCACCCCTCAGCCCTGAATATATGGAAAGTGTAGGCACTTTGGCCGCAAAACACGGGCTCAGAATTCATGTAGATGGAGCAAGGTTATTCAATGCCGCGGTAGCGCTGGAGGTTGAGGCTGAGGTCCTGAGCAAACATGCAGATTCCGTCATGTTCTGCCTTTCCAAGGGTCTTTCTGCTCCAGTTGGCTCTGTGGTCTGTGGCAGCAGGGATTTTATCCAACGAGCCAGAAAAACAAGAAAAATGGCAGGAGGGGGAATGAGACAGGCAGGACATCTTGCCGCAGCTGGATTGATAGCCCTGGAAAATTTGACAAAACGGCTGAAAGACGATCATTCAAATGCTGGTTTCCTTGCTAAGCAATTATCCGTTATAGACAGCATTGAACTGAACCCGGAAGATGTAAAAACCAATATTATATTCTTTAAACTCAATCATCCGGAAATAAGCTGGGACGAATTTCTAAACAAATTGGAAGCAAAATCCATCAAGATTCTCATGACAGATCCGGGAATATTCCGGGCAGTTCTGCACCGGGAAGTTTCCAGAAAACAAGTTGAAGTTGTGGCCGATACCATCCAGTCCATTTTGACCTCAGGGCGTGAGGCTTAA
- the fliR gene encoding flagellar biosynthetic protein FliR, producing MDIFNLNYAEFERFLFVFFRVGALILFVPVLGSRQIPRVLKVGFIFFIAIVTFPLVKNQPLPEPRGVFELAVFLSMDVTIGLAIAYIARLIFAAVQVAGTVVDFQMGFGVVNVIDPQTEAQVSVTAQFHNILAVLIFLATDAHHFIIQAIVESFFIINPAEINFASITPEYMLHLFTGTFTTAVKIAAPIMAILFFLSVGLGLVARTVPQMNVFIVGFPLQIGVGLLMVGLSMSFFSILVQNQMYELPVKFIGFLRGL from the coding sequence ATGGATATATTCAACCTCAATTATGCCGAGTTTGAAAGGTTTCTCTTTGTATTCTTCCGGGTAGGGGCCCTTATACTTTTTGTTCCAGTATTGGGGAGTCGTCAAATTCCCCGGGTATTGAAAGTAGGATTCATCTTCTTTATAGCGATTGTTACTTTTCCACTGGTCAAGAATCAACCATTGCCTGAACCGCGAGGGGTGTTCGAGCTGGCAGTTTTCCTGTCGATGGATGTGACCATTGGTCTTGCTATTGCCTATATTGCTCGTCTGATTTTTGCGGCGGTACAGGTTGCAGGAACAGTTGTGGATTTTCAAATGGGTTTTGGCGTTGTAAATGTTATTGACCCGCAAACAGAAGCGCAGGTATCAGTCACTGCCCAATTCCATAACATTCTGGCAGTCTTGATATTTCTTGCAACCGATGCGCACCATTTCATCATCCAGGCTATTGTTGAAAGTTTTTTCATTATCAACCCTGCCGAGATCAATTTTGCGAGCATCACTCCTGAATATATGCTGCATCTTTTTACTGGAACATTTACCACTGCTGTGAAAATTGCTGCTCCCATCATGGCGATTCTTTTCTTTCTCAGCGTCGGGTTGGGTCTGGTTGCCAGAACGGTACCTCAAATGAACGTGTTCATTGTTGGTTTCCCCTTACAAATTGGTGTTGGACTTTTAATGGTTGGATTGTCGATGTCTTTTTTCAGCATTCTGGTTCAAAACCAAATGTATGAGCTGCCCGTTAAATTCATAGGCTTTCTTAGAGGGTTATAA